The following proteins are encoded in a genomic region of Mycoplasma sp. NEAQ87857:
- the glyA gene encoding serine hydroxymethyltransferase, with translation MYQKLTLNDKIVQDAINNELIRQENHIELIASENYVSDDVLKAQGSVLTNKYGEGYPNKRYYGSCENVDVVEQAAIDRLKQIFNVKYANVQPYSGSVANAAAIASVVPSGGKIMGLSLDCGGHLTHGYKISFSGIFYDSVSYKLDENGFLDYDAIEKLAMEEKPDLIICGYSAYSRLIDFKRFKEIADKCGAKLMADIAHIAGLIAAGEHPSPVGYADIITSTTHKTLRGGRGGIIMTNDEAIATKMNRWVFPGYQGGPLFHAIAGKAVSFYEALQPQFKEYAKNIKLNAQKFCQAFIDKGAYIVSGGTDNHLFMIDVLKTYNINGKQAETLLEKIHITINKNTIPYDTLSPTLGSGIRLGTAAMTSRKFTKWNELADIIDYVLRNCEWLESNDSAALAKLAELKNQVIKLTEEFPIIKNYLV, from the coding sequence ATGTATCAAAAACTAACTTTAAATGACAAAATTGTTCAAGATGCTATTAATAATGAACTTATTAGACAAGAAAATCACATTGAATTAATTGCGAGTGAAAACTATGTTTCAGATGATGTTTTAAAAGCTCAAGGTAGTGTTTTAACTAATAAATATGGTGAAGGATATCCAAATAAAAGATATTATGGAAGCTGTGAAAATGTTGATGTAGTTGAACAAGCAGCAATAGATCGTTTAAAACAAATTTTTAATGTGAAATATGCTAATGTTCAACCTTATTCAGGATCAGTAGCTAACGCTGCTGCTATTGCTAGTGTAGTTCCTAGTGGTGGAAAAATTATGGGTCTATCATTAGATTGTGGTGGACATTTAACTCATGGTTATAAAATTAGTTTCAGTGGTATTTTTTATGATTCAGTTTCATATAAATTAGATGAAAATGGATTTTTAGACTATGATGCAATTGAAAAATTAGCAATGGAAGAAAAACCAGATTTAATAATTTGTGGTTATTCTGCTTATTCAAGATTAATTGATTTTAAAAGATTTAAAGAAATTGCTGATAAATGTGGAGCTAAATTAATGGCTGATATAGCTCATATAGCAGGATTAATAGCTGCTGGAGAACATCCTTCACCTGTTGGTTATGCTGATATTATTACTTCAACAACTCATAAAACTTTAAGAGGTGGTAGAGGTGGAATTATTATGACTAATGATGAAGCTATTGCTACTAAAATGAATCGTTGAGTATTTCCTGGATATCAAGGAGGACCTTTATTTCATGCTATTGCAGGAAAAGCTGTAAGTTTTTATGAAGCTCTTCAACCTCAATTTAAAGAATATGCAAAAAATATTAAATTAAATGCTCAAAAATTCTGTCAAGCTTTTATTGACAAAGGAGCTTATATAGTAAGTGGTGGAACTGATAATCACTTATTTATGATTGATGTTTTAAAAACATATAACATTAATGGAAAACAAGCAGAAACTTTATTAGAAAAAATTCATATCACTATCAATAAAAACACTATTCCTTATGATACATTATCACCTACTTTAGGTAGTGGAATTAGATTAGGAACAGCAGCTATGACAAGTAGAAAATTTACTAAATGAAATGAATTAGCTGATATTATTGATTATGTTTTAAGAAACTGTGAGTGATTAGAATCAAATGATTCTGCAGCTTTAGCTAAATTAGCTGAATTAAAAAATCAAGTAATTAAGCTAACTGAAGAATTTCCAATTATTAAAAATTATTTAGTTTAA
- a CDS encoding PstS family phosphate ABC transporter substrate-binding protein has translation MKTNIKKTFKKKNFLFSLALAPVVGAVVLFASTWQNAKVVTASGSSAVQPFFDLLAKQYINESKKNIEISVQAGGSGTGINNVARNKSTIGLSSKSPSKMVKSSTQLQELWTKNKLKTITIAHEGIVLIAKLPKDVNLTINQNNIAKIYQAFSGNEQVFINDLIKNPIRNNFSLKPFAREGGGSTSGTAQAFYEDNGFKNINLPTKVKDILQGKQNYGPYTTSTSESNSQTYELFAKDGNQDGSITYLSLGYVLNNKQKILNDGFTILSYEINDQQYQPTVANIQNNLYNWKRPIDLITSINNYGQRGIIEWILFDDSKTKTKIFNDNGMVPLSLEQLSSMFYDLNSSKELSYEYLKENLTKFWVDDNQLKSFGVNDEQN, from the coding sequence ATGAAAACAAATATAAAAAAGACATTTAAGAAAAAAAATTTTCTTTTTTCACTTGCTTTAGCTCCAGTAGTTGGGGCGGTTGTTTTGTTTGCAAGTACATGACAAAACGCAAAGGTTGTCACTGCATCTGGATCGAGTGCAGTGCAGCCTTTTTTTGACCTTTTAGCTAAGCAATACATTAATGAATCGAAAAAAAACATTGAAATTAGTGTTCAAGCTGGTGGAAGCGGTACAGGAATTAATAATGTTGCAAGAAATAAATCTACTATTGGACTTTCAAGTAAATCTCCAAGTAAAATGGTAAAATCAAGTACTCAATTACAAGAATTATGAACTAAAAATAAACTTAAAACTATTACTATTGCTCATGAAGGGATTGTTTTAATTGCTAAATTACCTAAAGATGTTAATTTAACAATTAATCAAAACAATATCGCTAAGATTTATCAAGCCTTTAGTGGAAATGAACAAGTTTTTATTAATGATTTAATCAAAAATCCAATTAGAAATAATTTTAGTTTAAAACCATTTGCTAGAGAAGGTGGAGGAAGTACTAGTGGTACTGCTCAAGCGTTTTATGAGGATAATGGTTTTAAAAATATTAATTTACCAACTAAAGTTAAAGATATTCTTCAAGGTAAGCAAAATTACGGACCATATACAACTTCAACTAGTGAATCAAATAGTCAAACTTATGAATTATTTGCAAAAGATGGAAATCAAGATGGTTCAATCACCTATTTATCTTTAGGTTATGTATTAAATAATAAACAAAAAATACTAAATGATGGATTTACTATCTTGTCTTATGAAATTAATGATCAACAATATCAACCCACAGTAGCAAATATTCAAAATAATTTATACAACTGAAAAAGACCAATTGATTTAATTACTTCGATTAACAATTATGGTCAACGAGGAATTATTGAATGAATTTTATTTGATGATTCAAAAACAAAAACCAAGATTTTTAACGATAATGGAATGGTACCATTATCGTTAGAGCAATTAAGTTCAATGTTTTATGATTTAAATAGTTCTAAAGAATTAAGCTATGAATATTTAAAGGAAAATTTAACTAAATTTTGAGTTGATGATAATCAATTAAAAAGTTTTGGAGTAAATGATGAACAAAATTAA
- a CDS encoding ABC transporter permease subunit — translation MNKIKNKLLKSISQSASFLVILLFIAILITIIIFSIPGLKTYGWSLFSLNFNLNKDQAGIWLPLLITLVLVCFGVILGTFIGINFALFTFYKLNNRLKRIIEVIMSIFSALPSVVFGLFALEIIGLFVTKVLGMKTSLNLVNAIIMLGFMVVPNIFSSVYNALKVNNQNSYLTGIALGIKKTTVVHKIVKKEIKNEITTGIVLAIGRLIGETMALNFILNSQNYDAGFESGFLGFWNSGLKTLSVVIAYNFFSESGGESLKSILYFFGLIIFIITTIINLVLQILNNPKLLLKSKKLQQFNQKLVAIISWIPRKIIQPFISKNQNYNSKIYDIYKQVIEIIAFGLITLFITSYVLFIVINGAHALSLESSSVFSFGSDSTGRAIINTLVIIFYAILITVPFALLSAIYLSEYLNNKAIKNIFVFFIDALNSTPTIIFGIFGLSFFVETLALGPNGNHNASLIAGILTISLVILSQMIRGFYNAFRLVPDLYRINAIALGIKKYQFIFKILLPKSFGMILSVVLTAISKIISESAPLFLTAGLTSSRDFGINLWGQTLTTRLISQLYSNNPNATNIMYECALIASILIVIIVLLAKVVIPNWSNIKLWFNRRKYARSNFKKQTIN, via the coding sequence ATGAACAAAATTAAAAATAAATTACTAAAATCCATTTCACAAAGTGCTAGTTTTTTAGTAATTTTGTTATTTATTGCTATTTTAATTACAATTATTATTTTTTCAATTCCGGGTTTAAAAACTTATGGATGAAGTTTATTTAGTTTAAATTTTAATTTAAATAAAGACCAAGCAGGGATTTGATTACCATTATTAATTACACTGGTTTTAGTCTGTTTTGGAGTAATTTTAGGAACCTTTATTGGAATTAATTTTGCTTTATTTACTTTTTATAAATTAAACAATAGATTAAAAAGAATTATTGAAGTAATTATGAGCATTTTTAGTGCTTTACCTTCAGTTGTTTTTGGACTTTTTGCTTTAGAAATTATTGGACTTTTTGTAACTAAAGTTCTAGGAATGAAAACTAGTTTAAATTTAGTTAATGCTATTATTATGCTTGGTTTTATGGTTGTTCCTAATATTTTTTCAAGTGTATATAATGCTTTAAAAGTTAATAATCAAAACTCATATTTAACAGGAATTGCTCTAGGTATTAAAAAAACTACAGTAGTTCATAAAATTGTTAAAAAGGAAATTAAAAATGAAATAACTACAGGAATAGTTTTAGCAATTGGTAGATTAATTGGTGAAACTATGGCATTGAATTTTATTTTAAATAGTCAAAATTATGATGCAGGATTTGAAAGTGGATTTTTAGGTTTTTGAAATAGTGGTTTAAAAACATTAAGTGTTGTTATTGCATATAACTTTTTCTCTGAAAGTGGAGGAGAAAGTTTAAAAAGTATTTTATACTTCTTTGGTTTAATTATTTTTATTATTACTACTATTATTAATTTAGTATTACAAATTCTTAATAATCCTAAATTATTACTTAAGAGTAAAAAACTTCAACAATTTAATCAAAAATTAGTAGCTATTATTAGTTGAATACCTAGAAAAATTATTCAACCATTTATATCTAAAAATCAAAATTATAATTCTAAAATCTATGATATTTATAAACAAGTTATAGAAATTATTGCTTTTGGATTAATTACATTATTTATTACAAGTTATGTATTATTTATTGTGATTAATGGTGCTCATGCTTTAAGTTTAGAATCTAGCAGTGTCTTTAGTTTTGGCTCAGATTCTACTGGTAGAGCAATCATAAATACTTTAGTAATTATTTTCTATGCTATTTTAATCACAGTACCATTTGCGTTATTAAGTGCAATTTATTTATCAGAGTATTTAAATAATAAAGCTATTAAAAACATTTTTGTATTCTTTATTGATGCATTAAACTCTACTCCTACAATTATTTTTGGGATTTTTGGTTTAAGTTTCTTTGTTGAAACTTTAGCATTAGGACCTAATGGAAACCATAATGCATCATTAATTGCAGGTATTTTAACTATATCATTAGTGATCTTATCACAAATGATTCGTGGATTTTATAATGCATTTAGATTAGTACCTGATTTATATCGTATTAATGCAATAGCTTTAGGGATTAAAAAATATCAATTTATATTTAAGATCTTATTACCTAAATCATTTGGAATGATTTTATCTGTTGTATTAACTGCTATTAGTAAAATTATTTCTGAATCTGCACCATTATTTTTAACTGCAGGATTAACTTCATCAAGAGATTTTGGAATTAATTTATGAGGTCAAACTTTAACCACTAGATTAATTAGTCAGCTATATTCAAACAACCCTAATGCAACTAATATAATGTATGAATGTGCTTTAATTGCATCGATTTTAATTGTGATTATTGTGCTTTTAGCTAAAGTTGTAATTCCAAACTGATCTAACATTAAACTTTGATTTAATAGGAGAAAATATGCAAGAAGCAATTTTAAAAAACAAACTATCAATTAA
- the pstB gene encoding phosphate ABC transporter ATP-binding protein PstB, which yields MQEAILKNKLSIKEKNDLNNNVNNCCLKEFDPNIIFDIRNFNLVYQSGKKALNNINLKIKENMVTAFIGPSGCGKSTLLKSLNKMHDLNSKNQLTGNMYFKDLDIRFKGIDDYKLRTTIGMVFQNPAPFPISIYENIAFALRNKGITDTNQIDQIVVDVLQKVNLYNEVKDDLNKIATELSGGQQQRLCIARVIALEPKVILMDEPTSALDPISVAMVEDLILELKGKYTIIIVTHSMSQAQRISDETVFLYKGEIIEHQKTRKLFTDPDCEMTKKYITGRMI from the coding sequence ATGCAAGAAGCAATTTTAAAAAACAAACTATCAATTAAAGAAAAAAATGATTTAAACAACAATGTTAATAATTGTTGTTTAAAAGAATTTGATCCTAATATTATTTTCGATATAAGAAACTTTAATTTAGTTTATCAATCAGGTAAAAAAGCATTAAATAATATTAATCTAAAAATCAAAGAAAATATGGTTACTGCCTTCATTGGTCCTTCAGGTTGTGGTAAAAGTACTTTATTAAAATCATTAAATAAAATGCATGATCTAAATTCTAAAAATCAATTAACTGGAAATATGTATTTTAAGGATTTAGATATTAGATTTAAAGGTATTGATGATTATAAATTACGTACAACTATTGGAATGGTATTTCAAAATCCTGCACCTTTTCCTATTTCTATTTATGAAAATATAGCTTTTGCTTTAAGAAATAAAGGAATTACTGATACTAATCAAATTGATCAAATTGTAGTTGATGTTTTACAAAAAGTTAATTTATATAACGAAGTTAAAGATGATTTAAATAAAATAGCTACTGAACTTTCAGGAGGTCAACAACAAAGATTATGTATTGCTAGAGTTATTGCTTTAGAACCAAAAGTAATATTAATGGATGAACCAACTAGTGCCTTAGATCCCATTTCAGTAGCTATGGTAGAGGATTTAATCTTAGAACTTAAAGGTAAATATACTATTATTATAGTAACTCACTCAATGTCTCAAGCTCAAAGAATTAGTGATGAAACAGTGTTTTTATATAAAGGTGAAATTATTGAACATCAAAAAACAAGAAAATTATTCACTGACCCAGATTGTGAAATGACTAAGAAATACATTACAGGGAGAATGATCTAA
- a CDS encoding PhoU domain-containing protein, with product MAINFTLLKKDEKIIKKQFMDYVAHSITMNQHLINVINQINSNLTNDESFVKIYNLEQESNHMHQTILDDAVWLISKEQPIANHLRYFISIINSLFDIERICDYSDRIARFLEKEINKTSNYEYDLMISLITQVVEFGQMIYDALDSHNVEQIYLELKVKYDLFVNMYKSKTKEILNHSNINQMHLLSFFTLLKSVDRAVDHYINILENFIFVNDINFFNKHKKIN from the coding sequence ATGGCAATTAATTTTACTTTATTAAAAAAAGATGAAAAAATTATTAAAAAACAATTTATGGATTATGTTGCTCATTCAATTACTATGAATCAACATTTGATTAATGTAATTAATCAAATTAATAGTAATTTGACTAATGATGAATCATTTGTAAAAATTTATAACTTAGAGCAAGAATCGAATCACATGCATCAAACTATTTTAGATGATGCTGTATGATTAATTTCTAAAGAACAACCTATAGCTAACCACTTAAGATACTTTATAAGTATCATCAATTCCTTGTTTGATATCGAAAGAATTTGTGATTATTCAGATCGAATTGCAAGATTTTTAGAAAAAGAAATTAATAAAACTTCTAATTATGAATATGATTTAATGATTAGTTTAATTACCCAAGTAGTTGAATTTGGTCAAATGATTTATGATGCTTTAGATAGTCATAATGTTGAACAAATTTATTTAGAATTAAAAGTTAAATATGATTTATTTGTTAATATGTATAAATCTAAAACTAAAGAAATATTAAATCATTCTAATATTAATCAAATGCACTTATTATCATTTTTTACCTTATTAAAAAGTGTTGATCGTGCAGTAGATCATTATATTAATATATTAGAAAACTTCATTTTTGTTAATGATATTAACTTCTTTAATAAGCATAAAAAGATTAATTAA